The Henckelia pumila isolate YLH828 chromosome 2, ASM3356847v2, whole genome shotgun sequence genome includes a window with the following:
- the LOC140883395 gene encoding copper transporter 6-like, translating into MNDGGHMHDMSPPASGGASNDSMATMNPSHMMTHMTFFWGKNAEILFDGWPGYDRLGMYILALAVVFLLALFVEWLSHCRILRESSGHGGAAAGLVQTAVHALRIGLAYLVMLAVMSFNGGVFLVAVAGHALGFFLFGRRPPPEDGGKAAGRPPIC; encoded by the coding sequence ATGAACGACGGCGGCCATATGCACGACATGTCTCCGCCGGCCAGCGGCGGCGCCTCCAACGACAGCATGGCGACGATGAATCCCAGCCACATGATGACGCACATGACCTTCTTCTGGGGGAAGAACGCCGAGATCCTCTTCGACGGGTGGCCCGGCTACGATCGGCTGGGCATGTACATTCTCGCCCTGGCGGTTGTCTTTCTTCTGGCCCTCTTCGTGGAGTGGCTGTCTCATTGCAGAATTCTCCGAGAATCGTCGGGCCACGGCGGGGCTGCGGCGGGGTTGGTGCAGACTGCCGTGCACGCCTTGAGGATTGGCTTGGCTTATCTGGTTATGCTGGCGGTTATGTCTTTCAACGGCGGCGTTTTCCTGGTTGCAGTTGCCGGCCACGCCTTGGGGTTTTTCTTGTTCGGGAGGAGGCCGCCGCCGGAGGACGGAGGAAAGGCGGCGGGCCGGCCTCCCATTTGTTGA